Part of the Strix uralensis isolate ZFMK-TIS-50842 chromosome 37, bStrUra1, whole genome shotgun sequence genome, gcccctagcctgatctctaagtcttccatctttatctctaaactaagcTATATCTTATTTACTTAAGTGtttaatttctatatcctattttaatttcctagttccCCATCTCAGGCACTGTCCAGAAATGGAGTAAAGTTTTCCCAAAGTCAGTCCTAACCCTTCACTAACTTCCTTGGACAGGACCACATACCGAAAGtaaacaaatgtccaacagcagctccatcactgaatTTCTCCTCCTGGCATTTCCAGacagacgggagctgcagctcttgcacttctggctcttcctgggcatctacctggctgccctcctgggcaatggCCTCATCATCACCTCCATctcctgtgaccaccacctgcacactcccatgtacttcttcctcctcaacctctccctcctcgacctgggctccatctccaccactctccccaaagccatggccaattccctctggggcaACAAGGACATTTCTTACTCAGGATGTGCTACACAGatctttctctttgtcttttttatgtCAGCAGAATTTTATatcctcaccatcatgtcctatgaccactatgttgccatctgcaaacccctgcactacgtGGCCCTCTTGGGCAggagagcttgtgtccacatggtagcagctgcctggggcagtgggtttctctgggctcttctgcacacggccaacacattttcaccaCCACTCTGCAAAGGTAATGCcttggaccagttcttctgtgaaatcccccagatcctcaggCTCTCATGCTCAGATTCAGACTACCTCAGGGAAGCTGAGCTTCTTGTGGTCAGTATCGTTGTGGAATTTGTGTGTTTTATGTTCATTCTGCTGTcttatgtgcagatcttcagggccgtgctgaaGATCCCATCTAAACATggacagcacaaagccttttccacatgcctccctcacctggccgtggtctcactgtttgtcagcactggcatgtttgcccacctgaagcccccctccatctccttcccatccctggacctggtgaTGTCATTTCTGTACgcggtggtgcctccagcagtgaaccccctcatctacagcatgaggaacaagGAGATCAAAGATGCTCTAAAGAAAGTATGTGAATACCTATTATTTCAGCATTAATAAGGTGCCGACAATCCTCATATAACCCCTAGGAATTCAGTAAAATCCCAGCCtatcttttgttcttctctttctttagtttgcatttgtttctaaaaaataattgtatttctgtattattcATACAACTTCTTAAGCTTAGAACAATTTTTTACTTTCCAGTAAGCTTAATGTACATAAGGAACTATGTTCTTTGCATAACTAAAGAAGCCAGAACGTATACATTTGTCACTCCTCCTGTCTCTTAGATCTCCTCTGGAGCTGGAGGCCCagtcccagcaggcagaagggatcCAGAAGCCAAGGGCCCAGCTGTTCCATAGAGGATCCGTCCCAGTGCCCTCAGGGCTGCCCCTCACTGCCTCGGCAggctctgcctctctgctgcttgtgagcTGGGGCCactgcttccctgcagccacagccaaggacagcagcaggacatggcCTTTTCAGTGCTGGCCTCTCCTCACTTCCACACTGTCCCACTGTGCCCTTGCATTTATGTCACCCCCAAGTTCTTGTGTAGCTTTTGACAGTCCCATTGTGTCCACAGTGGCacccctgtggctgcaggcaggattAGGCCATGTAAACCACGGTGTCAGAGCTGGCCCCCATGCCAGCACCACCATAACCAAAGGGGCTCCTCAGGGCAGCACCAGAAGACTGGAAACCTATTCCAAATTTGGTGTCAGGAATATACACAAGTAGCTGCTCCATCCAAAGGACTTTTTCTTTTATGGGCTTTTCAGCACCACCATGTCCCAGAAGGATCTGTTAGGGACCAAGGACCGAACAAAGAACTCCCTTCCTGATTGCACATGTCCATGCAGACAGCAACTGGTCTTTGATTTCTCTTCCTGGCACTGTCCCACCTGCAGTGAGACTGATGGCTGATGCCATCCTGGAGAGGAATCAGGAACTGCCAGGAGACCTCAGGGGAACTTCCAGGGACAGTGTGTGAGTCTGGGGGGACAGTGAGTGGCACCTCATAATGGGAGTGACCATCCTAGTTGGAGGACGAGGTGAACCAGAGGACACCATGGGCTAACAAGGGCCCTGCAATTTCTGAAAAGGCTGTGAGGAGCCAGCAGGCAAAGGGCCACAGGACTAAGAGTGGTTCAGGACAGCCTCTTGGAAAGCACATGGGCTGGATCTGGTGCAGCCCTCCCTTGCCTTTTGTACCATTGCAGACACCCCATAGTCCTGCCCAGTCCCGTCTTTGGCCCTTGAGCCatccagggaagatggaaagggccTCAGCAGCAGTGAACTCCGTctggctggctctgctccccacccccaccagCGTGGCCAGTGAAGGgtcaccccatgtccccagggcacCATAGTCCCcttgctctgcaaagcagcactgCAAGCTTGGGGCCCTGTGGGGACcatggggacagagccaggaatgGCTGATCAGGTCAGCACGAACACATTCACATGGGGAAACGC contains:
- the LOC141937075 gene encoding olfactory receptor 14A16-like, which translates into the protein MSNSSSITEFLLLAFPDRRELQLLHFWLFLGIYLAALLGNGLIITSISCDHHLHTPMYFFLLNLSLLDLGSISTTLPKAMANSLWGNKDISYSGCATQIFLFVFFMSAEFYILTIMSYDHYVAICKPLHYVALLGRRACVHMVAAAWGSGFLWALLHTANTFSPPLCKGNALDQFFCEIPQILRLSCSDSDYLREAELLVVSIVVEFVCFMFILLSYVQIFRAVLKIPSKHGQHKAFSTCLPHLAVVSLFVSTGMFAHLKPPSISFPSLDLVMSFLYAVVPPAVNPLIYSMRNKEIKDALKKWHPCGCRQD